The Perca fluviatilis chromosome 2, GENO_Pfluv_1.0, whole genome shotgun sequence genome includes a region encoding these proteins:
- the npat gene encoding protein NPAT isoform X2, which yields MLLPSDVARLVLGYLQEEGLSATSRTFILECQNLKEYAEHTTEDGTIPACVFSIFGKGLTTILNEYVSAKTKESCHEVPAMMTSLWKKLDFTLNQIKSLQNSPALSASQRTRSRIGVANMARQRVLTVASASGVVCSSVSETSSIISPAHISHSMLGHSTPVSYTATHTRPVTGSGTHQQIQDVNQSLNTPRDSPIQIIVSEHRLNPGPMSPGRRKWDTPRKRGGAQSGSSAPGRCAVTVSAPNAESQPEEAVDENFPQLVIQNARDKILGDRSLQEKLAENINKILAIEPMPQTSKAPSSTVEADQSIDEILGLQGEIHMSDDAIHDILEQTESDPAFHALFELFDYNKTRFTDGDPGEGDISSTPEESDTAGPSSTVVPLQSDDPGTTHKDSKALATTPMTVKMRAGQERKTRKSTAPSLLKKAVLGPSVKSSRIENSLAKLLVSPWEHQGVSSAAVDSNRKEKASLLNNSVFVTPMDIDEPLNTPPPPLDSIDTPEPATNDSTPITTAPSESNILPSPAFAQGSKVHPATAPPAFLFPLQVELTPMLTADLPHMSIPSNGKDTQPGSTLSVTPESASCTSSSSSSTFTTVPASPLSSSTAAPFTATPISPTSASTSATLTATPVSSSPVSPASSSPSCAPVGAAPNPPTTNPTTPSKAAADSSNIVSLKIIISDNQDEDSSSDPTLNQAISSISRDKIPTIYLSSPAKSSGGGPGTPKANLDEAAQAVSGLQCAEAHASPLSCKAGALVASPLTGTSQAQQNYIIQLPLDTTNPALQGATASYFLVTEPQTTDAQTRQVLLSAGVAKGPPLPANQYGVTTPTRSRGYSTGSTFILPSPVNKPMMLPVSVMGPNTLGKVQMVSNQLVAIPNPVLVQQSEDLKPKSPTMAIKWSTPAGTEQNLVGKLVQPVLADNTGQQETAKDTRHRRILCFDSNAEVQPQTAKTTRTTKPPATNPSTSQSVQQTEKDDTQSVARRKPTILGGNKPKRRIETVRCSADPQTGGGFLKEAEKAMPPQQHQKDPPKKNSRKQDHSIHNEESKCASTSRVDASQPETLKKSESGRRSKSIDRKPNHDKDGNGAKAKDARSLSSDSALKSGTRKEKEESCRKELVEKAPVKSCEGRTEKRTPSQEMPNVTANKENEIKGSLQEQQQHSTPSSSTLRDFSPPAVTQPASNPHSKATKAPSKTSSLAKQAAEMLQDIQGLSSPSTPIKRPGAGSSDSSVPRTPGTGRNQAESAERPRTPSRPKKGRDGEGTPKHLMPPNTPDVPTCSPASEAGSENSINMAAHTLMILSRAAIARTGTPLKDSLRQEEVGENLPASSKSSKKRKPSSPTASPPAKKKSKQSPSKKTDRERKKLADCFPHDLDVDKFLSSLHYDE from the exons ATGTTGCTACCGTCCGACGTCGCCCGGCTTGTTTTGG GGTACCTTCAAGAAGAGGGACTGTCCGCTACAAGCCGAACTTTCATCCTTGAGTGCCAAAACCTGAAAGAGTATGCCGAACACACCACAGAAGATGGGACTATTCCTGCTTGTGTATTT TCTATCTTTGGGAAAGGCCTAACTACCATCTTAAATGAGTATGTGTCTGCCAAAACAAAAG AGTCTTGTCATGAGGTACCTGCCATGATGACTTCGTTGTGGAAAAAGCTGGATTTTACACTCAACCAGATCAA GTCATTGCAGAATTCCCCCGCTCTATCAGCAAGTCAAAGAA CACGTTCACGCATTGGAGTGGCAAACATGGCTCGACAGCGGGTCTTGACTGTGGCTTCAGCTAGTGGTGTTGTCTGCTCTTCAGTTTCTGAAACGAGCTCCATCATCAGCCCTGCACACATCTCCCACAGCATGCTCGGCCACTCCACTCCTGTGAGCTACACTGCCACGCACACCCGACCAGTTACCGGCAGTGGCACGCACCAGCAGATCCAGGATGTCAATCAATCACTAAATACGCCCA GAGATTCGCCTATACAGATAATTGTTTCGGAACATCGGCTAAACCCAGGTCCAATGTCTCCTGGAAGACGGAAATG GGACACCCCCAGGAAGAGAGGTGGTGCTCAGAGTGGGTCCAGTGCCCCTGGCAGATGTGCCGTGACTGTCAGTGCCCCCAATGCAGAATCCCAACCTGAAGAGGCTGTCGATGAGAACTTTCCT CAACTTGTGATACAAAATGCACGTGACAAGATATTGGGGGACAGATCGTTACAAGAGAAGCTTGCTGAAAACATCAACAAAATCCTCGCCAT TGAGCCAATGCCCCAAACATCTAAGGCCCCTTCCAGTACAGTGGAGGCAGACCAGTCTATAGATGAAATCCTGGGATTACAG GGGGAAATCCACATGAGTGACGATGCCATCCATGACATTCTGGAGCAAACAGAGTCCGACCCAGCATTTCACGCCCTCTTTGAGCTCTTCGATTACA ATAAAACCAGATTCACTGATGGCGATCCAGGGGAGGGAGATATTAGCAGTACTCCAGAAGAGAGCGACACTGCTGGACCTTCATCTACAGTCGTACCCCTTCAGAGTGATGATCCAG gcaCTACACACAAAGATTCTAAGGCTTTGGCTACAACACCAATGACAGTGAAGATGAGAGCTGGACAAGAGCGTAAGACCAGAAAGTCTACTGCTCCCTCCTTGTTAAAGAAGGCAGTACTTGGCCCCAGCGTCAAATCATCCAGAATTGAAAACAGTTTAGCCAAATTGTTAGTGAGTCCATGGGAGCACCAAGGTGTCTCATCTGCTGCAGTGGACTcgaacagaaaagaaaaggccTCACTTTTAAATAACAGTGTTTTTGTAACACCAATGGATATTGATGAGCCGTTGAATACACCTCCCCCTCCTTTAGACAGTATAGACACTCCGGAGCCTGCCACAAACGACAGCACCCCCATCACAACTGCCCCCAGTGAATCAAACATTCTTCCCTCTCCTGCATTTGCACAAGGATCGAAAGTGCACCCTGCTACAGCCCCCCCTgcttttttgtttcctttaCAAGTTGAACTAACTCCAATGCTGACTGCTGACCTACCTCATATGTCAATTCCAAGCAATGGAAAAGACACTCAACCAGGGTCTACTCTCTCAGTAACACCTGAATCTGCCTCTTGCACATCTTCTTCTAGCAGTTCCACATTTACAACTGTGCCTGCCTCGCCTTTGTCTTCATCCACTGCTGCACCGTTCACAGCAACACCTATCTCACCCACATCTGCTTCTACCTCTGCAACGCTTACAGCTACACCTGTCTCATCCTCACCTGTCTCACCCGCATCCTCTTCGCCGTCTTGTGCCCCAGTTGGTGCAGCACCTAATCCTCCAACCACCAACCCCACCACCCCAAGCAAGGCTGCAGCTGATTCCAGTAATATAGTTTCTTTGAAGATCATCATCAGCGATAACCAGGATGAGGATTCTTCCAGTGACCCAACCTTGAATCAGGCAATTTCTAGCATTTCCAGAGACAAGATACCCACCATTTATCTTTCCTCTCCAGCGAAGTCCTCTGGAGGAGGCCCCGGCACACCAAAGGCCAACTTGGATGAGGCGGCACAGGCAGTTAGTGGCTTACAATGCGCTGAGGCACATGCTAGTCCTCTCAGCTGTAAGGCTGGGGCTCTAGTTGCATCCCCATTAACAGGGACATCACAGGCCCAGCAAAACTACATAATTCAACTACCCCTGGACACCACTAATCCTGCCCTCCAAGGAGCCACTGCCAGCTATTTCCTTGTAACTGAACCCCAGACTACAGATGCTCAAACTAGACAGGTGCTACTGTCTGCTGGTGTCGCAAAGGGACCGCCTTTGCCTGCCAACCAGTATGGGGTGACCACACCAACTCGCTCTCGAGGCTATTCCACCG GGTCAACATTCATCCTACCATCACCTGTTAATAAGCCCATGatgcttcctgtttctgttATGGGTCCGAATACTCTGGGCAAGGTCCAGATGGTGTCCAATCAG CTTGTTGCCATACCAAACCCAGTACTGGTACAGCAGTCAGAAGATTTAAAGCCAAAGTCTCCCACAATGGCAATAAAATGGTCTACACCTGCTG GCACTGAGCAAAACCTGGTTGGTAAGTTGGTTCAACCTGTGTTGGCTGACAACACAGGCCAGCAGGAAACGGCAAAGGATACTAGACATAGGAGAATTTTATGTTTTGACTCTAATGCAGAAGTTCAACCACAAACTGCTAAAACAACAAGGACCACCAAACCTCCAGCTACAAACCCATCTACATCACAATCTGTCCAGCAGACTGAGAAAGATGATACACAGTCAGTGGCTCGAAGAAAACCTACTATCTTGGGTGGCAACAAGCCCAAGAGGAGGATAGAGACTGTCAGATGCTCAGCCGATCCCCAGACTGGAGGAGGCTTCCTGAAGGAGGCGGAAAAGGCCATGCCTCCACAACAGCACCAGAAAGATCCTCCCAAAAAGAACTCTCGCAAACAAGATCATAGCATCCATAACGAAGAATCTAAATGTGCAAGTACCAGCAGGGTTGATGCCTCACAGCCTGAGACTTTGAAAAAGTCAGAATCAGGAAGGAGATCAAAATCTATTGACAGGAAACCCAATCATGATAAGGATGGTAATGGAGCAAAAGCTAAGGATGCTAGATCATTGTCCTCTGATTCTGCACTGAAATCAGGAACtagaaaggagaaagaggagagctgCAGGAAAGAACTGGTAGAAAAAGCTCCTGTTAAATCATGTGAGGGGCGTACAGAAAAGAGAACTCCCTCTCAGGAGATGCCAAATGTTACAGCTAACAAGGAGAATGAAATTAAGGGTAGCTTGCAAGAGCAGCAGCAACATTCAACACCCTCATCCTCAACATTAAGAGACTTTAGCCCTCCAGCTGTCACCCAGCCTGCATCTAATCCTCACTCCAAAGCTACAAAAGCACCCTCAAAGACCAGCTCTCTGGCTAAACAGGCAGCGGAGATGCTGCAGGACATCCAGGGGCTCAGCTCTCCTTCTACCCCCATCAAGAGGCCTGGGGCAGGCAGTTCAGACAGTAGTGTTCCCCGGACCCCTGGGACTGGCCGTAACCAGGCGGAGTCAGCTGAACGTCCCAGGACTCCTTCCCGACCCAAGAAAGGTAGAGATGGAGAGGGGACTCCCAAGCATCTAATGCCCCCCAACACCCCGGATGTCCCCACCTGCAGCCCAGCCAGTGAGGCTGGCAGTGAAAACAGCATTAACATGGCTGCTCACACACTTATGATTCTTTCACGTGCTGCCATTGCCAGGACAGGCACGCCACTGAAGGACAGTTTGCGGCAGgaggaagtaggagaaaatttGCCCGCGAGCTCAAAGAGCTCTAAAAAACGCAAACCGTCTTCTCCCACAGCCAGCCCGCCTGCAAAGAAAAAGTCTAAACAATCTCCCAGCAAAAAGACAGACCGG GAAAGGAAGAAACTAGCAGATTGCTTTCCCCATGACTTAGATGTGGATAAGTTCCTGTCTTCACTTCACTATGACGAGTGA
- the npat gene encoding protein NPAT isoform X1 has product MLLPSDVARLVLGYLQEEGLSATSRTFILECQNLKEYAEHTTEDGTIPACVFSIFGKGLTTILNEYVSAKTKAESCHEVPAMMTSLWKKLDFTLNQIKSLQNSPALSASQRTRSRIGVANMARQRVLTVASASGVVCSSVSETSSIISPAHISHSMLGHSTPVSYTATHTRPVTGSGTHQQIQDVNQSLNTPRDSPIQIIVSEHRLNPGPMSPGRRKWDTPRKRGGAQSGSSAPGRCAVTVSAPNAESQPEEAVDENFPQLVIQNARDKILGDRSLQEKLAENINKILAIEPMPQTSKAPSSTVEADQSIDEILGLQGEIHMSDDAIHDILEQTESDPAFHALFELFDYNKTRFTDGDPGEGDISSTPEESDTAGPSSTVVPLQSDDPGTTHKDSKALATTPMTVKMRAGQERKTRKSTAPSLLKKAVLGPSVKSSRIENSLAKLLVSPWEHQGVSSAAVDSNRKEKASLLNNSVFVTPMDIDEPLNTPPPPLDSIDTPEPATNDSTPITTAPSESNILPSPAFAQGSKVHPATAPPAFLFPLQVELTPMLTADLPHMSIPSNGKDTQPGSTLSVTPESASCTSSSSSSTFTTVPASPLSSSTAAPFTATPISPTSASTSATLTATPVSSSPVSPASSSPSCAPVGAAPNPPTTNPTTPSKAAADSSNIVSLKIIISDNQDEDSSSDPTLNQAISSISRDKIPTIYLSSPAKSSGGGPGTPKANLDEAAQAVSGLQCAEAHASPLSCKAGALVASPLTGTSQAQQNYIIQLPLDTTNPALQGATASYFLVTEPQTTDAQTRQVLLSAGVAKGPPLPANQYGVTTPTRSRGYSTGSTFILPSPVNKPMMLPVSVMGPNTLGKVQMVSNQLVAIPNPVLVQQSEDLKPKSPTMAIKWSTPAGTEQNLVGKLVQPVLADNTGQQETAKDTRHRRILCFDSNAEVQPQTAKTTRTTKPPATNPSTSQSVQQTEKDDTQSVARRKPTILGGNKPKRRIETVRCSADPQTGGGFLKEAEKAMPPQQHQKDPPKKNSRKQDHSIHNEESKCASTSRVDASQPETLKKSESGRRSKSIDRKPNHDKDGNGAKAKDARSLSSDSALKSGTRKEKEESCRKELVEKAPVKSCEGRTEKRTPSQEMPNVTANKENEIKGSLQEQQQHSTPSSSTLRDFSPPAVTQPASNPHSKATKAPSKTSSLAKQAAEMLQDIQGLSSPSTPIKRPGAGSSDSSVPRTPGTGRNQAESAERPRTPSRPKKGRDGEGTPKHLMPPNTPDVPTCSPASEAGSENSINMAAHTLMILSRAAIARTGTPLKDSLRQEEVGENLPASSKSSKKRKPSSPTASPPAKKKSKQSPSKKTDRERKKLADCFPHDLDVDKFLSSLHYDE; this is encoded by the exons ATGTTGCTACCGTCCGACGTCGCCCGGCTTGTTTTGG GGTACCTTCAAGAAGAGGGACTGTCCGCTACAAGCCGAACTTTCATCCTTGAGTGCCAAAACCTGAAAGAGTATGCCGAACACACCACAGAAGATGGGACTATTCCTGCTTGTGTATTT TCTATCTTTGGGAAAGGCCTAACTACCATCTTAAATGAGTATGTGTCTGCCAAAACAAAAG CAGAGTCTTGTCATGAGGTACCTGCCATGATGACTTCGTTGTGGAAAAAGCTGGATTTTACACTCAACCAGATCAA GTCATTGCAGAATTCCCCCGCTCTATCAGCAAGTCAAAGAA CACGTTCACGCATTGGAGTGGCAAACATGGCTCGACAGCGGGTCTTGACTGTGGCTTCAGCTAGTGGTGTTGTCTGCTCTTCAGTTTCTGAAACGAGCTCCATCATCAGCCCTGCACACATCTCCCACAGCATGCTCGGCCACTCCACTCCTGTGAGCTACACTGCCACGCACACCCGACCAGTTACCGGCAGTGGCACGCACCAGCAGATCCAGGATGTCAATCAATCACTAAATACGCCCA GAGATTCGCCTATACAGATAATTGTTTCGGAACATCGGCTAAACCCAGGTCCAATGTCTCCTGGAAGACGGAAATG GGACACCCCCAGGAAGAGAGGTGGTGCTCAGAGTGGGTCCAGTGCCCCTGGCAGATGTGCCGTGACTGTCAGTGCCCCCAATGCAGAATCCCAACCTGAAGAGGCTGTCGATGAGAACTTTCCT CAACTTGTGATACAAAATGCACGTGACAAGATATTGGGGGACAGATCGTTACAAGAGAAGCTTGCTGAAAACATCAACAAAATCCTCGCCAT TGAGCCAATGCCCCAAACATCTAAGGCCCCTTCCAGTACAGTGGAGGCAGACCAGTCTATAGATGAAATCCTGGGATTACAG GGGGAAATCCACATGAGTGACGATGCCATCCATGACATTCTGGAGCAAACAGAGTCCGACCCAGCATTTCACGCCCTCTTTGAGCTCTTCGATTACA ATAAAACCAGATTCACTGATGGCGATCCAGGGGAGGGAGATATTAGCAGTACTCCAGAAGAGAGCGACACTGCTGGACCTTCATCTACAGTCGTACCCCTTCAGAGTGATGATCCAG gcaCTACACACAAAGATTCTAAGGCTTTGGCTACAACACCAATGACAGTGAAGATGAGAGCTGGACAAGAGCGTAAGACCAGAAAGTCTACTGCTCCCTCCTTGTTAAAGAAGGCAGTACTTGGCCCCAGCGTCAAATCATCCAGAATTGAAAACAGTTTAGCCAAATTGTTAGTGAGTCCATGGGAGCACCAAGGTGTCTCATCTGCTGCAGTGGACTcgaacagaaaagaaaaggccTCACTTTTAAATAACAGTGTTTTTGTAACACCAATGGATATTGATGAGCCGTTGAATACACCTCCCCCTCCTTTAGACAGTATAGACACTCCGGAGCCTGCCACAAACGACAGCACCCCCATCACAACTGCCCCCAGTGAATCAAACATTCTTCCCTCTCCTGCATTTGCACAAGGATCGAAAGTGCACCCTGCTACAGCCCCCCCTgcttttttgtttcctttaCAAGTTGAACTAACTCCAATGCTGACTGCTGACCTACCTCATATGTCAATTCCAAGCAATGGAAAAGACACTCAACCAGGGTCTACTCTCTCAGTAACACCTGAATCTGCCTCTTGCACATCTTCTTCTAGCAGTTCCACATTTACAACTGTGCCTGCCTCGCCTTTGTCTTCATCCACTGCTGCACCGTTCACAGCAACACCTATCTCACCCACATCTGCTTCTACCTCTGCAACGCTTACAGCTACACCTGTCTCATCCTCACCTGTCTCACCCGCATCCTCTTCGCCGTCTTGTGCCCCAGTTGGTGCAGCACCTAATCCTCCAACCACCAACCCCACCACCCCAAGCAAGGCTGCAGCTGATTCCAGTAATATAGTTTCTTTGAAGATCATCATCAGCGATAACCAGGATGAGGATTCTTCCAGTGACCCAACCTTGAATCAGGCAATTTCTAGCATTTCCAGAGACAAGATACCCACCATTTATCTTTCCTCTCCAGCGAAGTCCTCTGGAGGAGGCCCCGGCACACCAAAGGCCAACTTGGATGAGGCGGCACAGGCAGTTAGTGGCTTACAATGCGCTGAGGCACATGCTAGTCCTCTCAGCTGTAAGGCTGGGGCTCTAGTTGCATCCCCATTAACAGGGACATCACAGGCCCAGCAAAACTACATAATTCAACTACCCCTGGACACCACTAATCCTGCCCTCCAAGGAGCCACTGCCAGCTATTTCCTTGTAACTGAACCCCAGACTACAGATGCTCAAACTAGACAGGTGCTACTGTCTGCTGGTGTCGCAAAGGGACCGCCTTTGCCTGCCAACCAGTATGGGGTGACCACACCAACTCGCTCTCGAGGCTATTCCACCG GGTCAACATTCATCCTACCATCACCTGTTAATAAGCCCATGatgcttcctgtttctgttATGGGTCCGAATACTCTGGGCAAGGTCCAGATGGTGTCCAATCAG CTTGTTGCCATACCAAACCCAGTACTGGTACAGCAGTCAGAAGATTTAAAGCCAAAGTCTCCCACAATGGCAATAAAATGGTCTACACCTGCTG GCACTGAGCAAAACCTGGTTGGTAAGTTGGTTCAACCTGTGTTGGCTGACAACACAGGCCAGCAGGAAACGGCAAAGGATACTAGACATAGGAGAATTTTATGTTTTGACTCTAATGCAGAAGTTCAACCACAAACTGCTAAAACAACAAGGACCACCAAACCTCCAGCTACAAACCCATCTACATCACAATCTGTCCAGCAGACTGAGAAAGATGATACACAGTCAGTGGCTCGAAGAAAACCTACTATCTTGGGTGGCAACAAGCCCAAGAGGAGGATAGAGACTGTCAGATGCTCAGCCGATCCCCAGACTGGAGGAGGCTTCCTGAAGGAGGCGGAAAAGGCCATGCCTCCACAACAGCACCAGAAAGATCCTCCCAAAAAGAACTCTCGCAAACAAGATCATAGCATCCATAACGAAGAATCTAAATGTGCAAGTACCAGCAGGGTTGATGCCTCACAGCCTGAGACTTTGAAAAAGTCAGAATCAGGAAGGAGATCAAAATCTATTGACAGGAAACCCAATCATGATAAGGATGGTAATGGAGCAAAAGCTAAGGATGCTAGATCATTGTCCTCTGATTCTGCACTGAAATCAGGAACtagaaaggagaaagaggagagctgCAGGAAAGAACTGGTAGAAAAAGCTCCTGTTAAATCATGTGAGGGGCGTACAGAAAAGAGAACTCCCTCTCAGGAGATGCCAAATGTTACAGCTAACAAGGAGAATGAAATTAAGGGTAGCTTGCAAGAGCAGCAGCAACATTCAACACCCTCATCCTCAACATTAAGAGACTTTAGCCCTCCAGCTGTCACCCAGCCTGCATCTAATCCTCACTCCAAAGCTACAAAAGCACCCTCAAAGACCAGCTCTCTGGCTAAACAGGCAGCGGAGATGCTGCAGGACATCCAGGGGCTCAGCTCTCCTTCTACCCCCATCAAGAGGCCTGGGGCAGGCAGTTCAGACAGTAGTGTTCCCCGGACCCCTGGGACTGGCCGTAACCAGGCGGAGTCAGCTGAACGTCCCAGGACTCCTTCCCGACCCAAGAAAGGTAGAGATGGAGAGGGGACTCCCAAGCATCTAATGCCCCCCAACACCCCGGATGTCCCCACCTGCAGCCCAGCCAGTGAGGCTGGCAGTGAAAACAGCATTAACATGGCTGCTCACACACTTATGATTCTTTCACGTGCTGCCATTGCCAGGACAGGCACGCCACTGAAGGACAGTTTGCGGCAGgaggaagtaggagaaaatttGCCCGCGAGCTCAAAGAGCTCTAAAAAACGCAAACCGTCTTCTCCCACAGCCAGCCCGCCTGCAAAGAAAAAGTCTAAACAATCTCCCAGCAAAAAGACAGACCGG GAAAGGAAGAAACTAGCAGATTGCTTTCCCCATGACTTAGATGTGGATAAGTTCCTGTCTTCACTTCACTATGACGAGTGA
- the vmp1 gene encoding vacuole membrane protein 1, whose product MAANGASCEQPQKRAGAKDKQNGKSTDSSVRERRQKDKEDRLSLVVWRRPVTTLHYFFLETLIKLNEWTFKLWQRRGTVFLLLVLCSLFSIAYSTEGAHQHYVNYLEKRFLWCAYWVGLGILSSVGLGTGLHTFLLYLGPHIASVTLAAYECSSIDFPEPPYPDQIVCPQGGGVEGSISLFSIMSKVRLEACMWGAGTAIGELPPYFMARAARQSGADPEDEDYEEFEEMLEQAEGAQDFVTRAKLGVQHMVQKVGFFGILACASIPNPLFDLAGITCGHFLVPFWTFFGATLIGKAIIKMHIQKLFVIITFSKHIVEQMVSLIGSVPRVGPSLQKPFSQYLEAQRNKLHHAGGSAPADENWLSWVFEKVVLVMVCYFVTSIVNSMAQSYAKRLQQQRHSEEKTK is encoded by the exons ATGGCAGCCAATGGAGCAAGCTGTGAACAGCCACAGAAACGTGCAGGAGCCAAAGACAAACAGAATGGCAAGTCGACAG ACTCTTCAGTAAGAGAGAGGCGACAAAAAGATAAGGAGGATCGCTTGTCTCTGGTGGTATGGAGGAGGCCAGTCACCACACTACATTATTTCTTCCTGGAGACCCTTATCAAGCTAAACGAGTGGACTTTTAA GCTTTGGCAACGACGAGGCACTGTGTTCTTACTTTTGGTGTTATGTTCTTTGTTCTCCATCGCCTACTCCACTGAGGGAGCACACCAACAT TATGTTAATTACCTGGAGAAGAGGTTCCTATGGTGTGCCTACTGGGTAGGCCTTGGCATCCTGTCCTCAGTAGGCCTTGGGACTGGCTTGCACACCTTTCTCCTCTATCTG GGTCCTCACATAGCATCAGTAACCCTGGCAGCATACGAGTGCAGCTCCATAGACTTCCCAGAGCCTCCATATCCAGACCAGATTGTCTGTCCCCAAGGTGGAGGGGTGGAGGGAAGCATCTCCCTCTTCTCAATCATGTCAAAGGTCCGCCTGGAGGCCTGCATGTGG GGGGCAGGCACTGCCATCGGAGAGCTGCCTCCATATTTCATGGCCAGAGCCGCTCGTCAGTCAGGAGCTGATCCAGAGGATGAAGACTATGAGGAGTTTGAGGAGATGCTGGAGCAGGCCGAGGGCGCACAG GATTTTGTTACAAGAGCAAAACTGGGAGTTCAGCATATGGTGCAGAAAGTGGGATTTTTTGGGATCTTGGCTTGTGCCTCT ATCCCCAATCCTCTCTTCGACCTGGCTGGAATAACTTGCGGCCATTTCCTGGTTCCCTTTTGGACCTTCTTTGGAGCAACTCTAATTGGGAAAGCCATCATCAAGATGCATATACAG AAACTATTTGTTATCATTACCTTCAGCAAGCACATAGTGGAGCAAATGGTGTCACTCATTGG GTCTGTGCCCAGAGTGGGACCCTCACTCCAGAAGCCCTTCAGTCAGTACCTGGAAGCACAGAGGAACAAGCTGCATCATGCTGGAGGAAGTGCACCAGCG GATGAGAACTGGCTGTCGTGGGTGTTTGAGAAGGTGGTGCTGGTCATGGTCTGCTACTTTGTAACTTCCATCGTCAACTCCATGGCTCAGAGCTATGCCAAGCgcctgcagcagcagaggcACTCGGAGGAGAAAACCAAGTGA